Sequence from the Cydia pomonella isolate Wapato2018A chromosome 21, ilCydPomo1, whole genome shotgun sequence genome:
tggaggtacttccccagttgggctctgctctagatctggaatgacatccgctgtgcagtgccctaccacacaaagcgagatgacattcacaatgcccaatctcttgtggacgtagtttaaccctttaccaggctaagggatatatattagATAAGGGATAtgtataatgtttataaagaaACATTTGTTCAGCTACTTTTAAAAGTagcttgtgttttgatttttagcacGCTTTATAATTTATTCTAAGACTGTATaggtattgcgaattttgttatatttaaagtgTGACAAGGTTATATGCTCCCTCCCCCTTCCCCCCGCGAAGATGCTTGGTTTCTGAATTATTCATGGTTATAAATTGAAGTTATAACAGTGCCAAAGATTGTAATGAGAGGGGGGGAGAATGAGGTGGACTCCGTGGTGGCTCCGGCGCTGCAGGAAACGCAGCACCGAGTGAGCCGGAGCGGCTGAGGCTGGTCGCCGAAGGTAACCGCCAAAGCTGTGGCGAGCTGCCCTCCCTCCGCGCCTCCGGGCTTTTATATACACTCTAGGGGTAGGGACCACAAAGACCAGGTGTGGTCGGGGTTAACTAATTCGGTTCCGTGACAAATGTGAActttaatggctcctctacatgatggcccagcgtaggccagtcctagggacgcatttatgcgttagagggagcaagtgatattgccatctcactttaccgcatagctgcgtcccttggactggcctacgctgggccatcgtgtagaggagccctaaaacAGAAAATATTATCTCTGGCGGCTAAAACAACCCAAAAAGCAGCGTCAGTTATCCTCAAACAAGGCGACTTATTTCAAGATCCAATCCAGGTgccaatttataattttagacgCCACTAtcatttcatgttttttattaattttttggtCGCTTCAATTTGCTGCGGGTTGTTATTAATATGATGTtgtaatataacattttaggcgctaaaatattaatacatagcCATTTTCGTCGCCCGAATAGTAGACAATAAAAAGTGCCTTAATATTACGGTACATGAAGTCCAATGTATTCTAGGTGCaacacacaataaataaataaataaatgtaccaaaaagtgtccgtcaaaaaaccttaaatagtgttggtggcgctacaatacctagaatatgtgaaaaaaaaaacaaatcatagatagcgcaattcactccgtcaataacgcctaagtttttagctactctagcgctactctggagagatttagaactattatttatagctgacagctgcacacttttgcaacagttctgcctatgaagattctattccttacctccacttTCCATACAACTTACAACCGACGGATcatgaaactttttaaatattttttaagcattttacttatatttttaacgtttttgcTCGTATTTTTGACAGGAAATCAATGCTCGCCGAAACGCTTCGCCCAAAACGCCCAAGCCGGACGTGCTAGGTCCCGCCATAAAGTACAAGTTTGGGATAACTTACCCTCCGGGAGTGCGTCCTTATAAGGGATATAAGCCTGAGTACGTAAAAATCGTCAAATTCAGTCTTCGATAGGCTTGCTGTTAgacccattgacatatatctaaggcaagccttacaggcaataagaatagggccagtacagcggtgtcacgtacccgaattcgagccaatagtgcagtctagagcggagcccaactggggaagtacctccaccttacaaaaaaccgcagccaaataacactagaccctactcatagtgttgtgttcctgccggtgagtaaggttgccagagctcaacgagggggggattgctagggtcggcaacgcgcatgtgactcctctggagttgcaggcgtacattggctacggagactgcttaccatcaggcgggccgtatgcttgtttgccaacgacgtagtataaaaaaaaaaaagaaacgcgattggttgatgagttcgcatcacgcgcgcgattggttgcaacactcgcaactagttgcgttagactgcacgattggctcgaattcgtgagtgacaccactgaactaaggaccttagatatatgtcaatggttagACCGAGACGAACGTATTTTTACGAGCGTATACGGTTGTTTCGGCAAACAAAACTCCGGACGCTCGTATACGAGCTTACACCAGCGTGTGTACTCGAACCAGAGGGCTtaccacgaaccacgttcgacgtgttgcctccctgtcacacttacgtacgaattaacAAAGACagaaatttacaagtgcgacaggtAACAGAGAGGTAACAGGGTACcgcgaacgtggttcgcggtaggccctcagagagCGTGTAAACTCGCACGGCACGagcttgtacagtcgccatcagatatatcggagcggacgaggtgctcaaaaatatctgaacacgcaatCTAACGCCGCcaaaccttacttattttctcatgaatatgtatgggataatatagtgttagtagtACTTAGTAGTATCTACGTATTTAGCActttgtaccggacaaatggccgtcgggccaatatagcaaataagtatgcagacatttaaactatatacatattaaCAGTATACTACTGTTATATGATGTGTTCTTATTTTCAGTCCTTCCTATGTATCTTGCACCTACTTTTCTATTATGTTTTTCTTGgaatgaaatattttgttagtttaagTTAAGCGACATGGCCATAAAAAAGACGTACGTAAGTATACACTAAAACACAagaaaaaacgattttttaaacattggtattaactctcaaactaggcgaattaaagtttatatgacatattGGTTAATCTTTCCGTTTCTTTCGTGTATATCTATGTGACTTAGTTgcctaaaaataaaagatattttatcaaattttgattaaaaaaaataactattggCTTCTTTCAGTAAATCGACCGTAAAAACGCCCCCAACAAACTTCTTCCCCATGGGATCTTCTGTCTACACCATCACGGTGTTCCCCATTCCACATTTGAACATTCACAAATACTCTCAAGGAGACAGAACGTGCGATTGGCTCCTCAGAAGCTGTATGAAGGTATATCAGTAAGTATTGACAActgttaaagataaagatagacatagagatagagatagagatagagatagagataaagatagtttattattcaagtaggcatattacaatgcacttatgaacgtcgaataaagctacactggctctaaccctacacctctgacccgagaagatcgTGTTATcaaaaccagtacccctagtgtaaatttagtcgatagcgaaacgtgacgtacgcgtttgcgttaagtctcattttgtatgggtttttgaacagcgcgccaagcgggacgttttggaaagtcaaaaatctcatacaaaatgacacttaacgcaaacgcgtacgtaacgtttcgctgtcgaaaatatttacactaggggtacagtactaATTAACATCATCCATCGTGCCGCCCAATGTACATTACGATGTACAATCAGcagacagaagtttttgtggcaaaataaagtgattgacgaAATCAAATgtcgacatgtctattatcgatgttactTTAGCGTTAAAGATATTTTCTCCAAAATGCTCGGAattgttcaccttattgtagcaaaaatagtacgggaagttcttcgttgtggtcaaactcaaatcaaaaatagtacgggaagttcttcattgtggtcaaactcaaatcaaaaatagtacgggaagttcttcgttgtggtcaaactcaaatcaaaaatagtacgggaagttcttcattgtggtcaaactcaaatcaaaaatagtacgggaagttcttcgttgtggtcaaactcaaatcaaaaatagtacgggaagttcttcattgtggtcaaactcaaatcaaaaatagtacgggaagttcttcgttgtggtcaaactcaaatcaaaaatagtacgggaagttcttcgttatggtcaaactcaaatcaaaaaaattcaaaccattattgtcgtgttttagcggacgtgaaagttattactgtattgttttttactttttttaaacatgtatccactaaaaaaaacgcaaacagccaattaatatagccgcggaCCGcgtgtctacacgacccggtcagcatcatttcaagctataggatagagtcgtgtaagatcgacgtgtatgatcgtgcgaatactgcttaataaaatcaaagactataatatataacttttatatttttttaaggatctcatgcgtgcaaatacagcttatattgcgcaattatattgaatgagcgaatattgaatggtactgaatggcagaatagtagtaccttaactttttaaaaataattaaagagggaaattgtttttgatgtgaaggttcgatattagtgctggttcatgtttaaattatagtatatttataataagaatgtccaatattaatttatttaataaatgatttCAGCACCGGTTACGTTTGCGCTCACGCACTTCACGGCGCAAAATGGACATACAACAATTACTGCGCAATGGAATTCACCAACTGCCGACTGAAGTCTAACAGTAATAACTAAGAAACAAttgaaataactttatttaaatactatatttaatttgtattattttacgCTGTGCCACCGTGACTCGGGTCTCGGCCTCCTCGGGTCGGGGCCTATAGTTGAGTCAAATACTCGCTCTCTGTCATACCTACCTGCGGCGGGCGCcgtaacctttaggttgtgcccggtaagatggcggcactttttatatttagcaaatttaacacatattagtgaaagaataaggaccaaagtcaaatagcgtttcTAATCATGTGTcggaagatggcagtaaatctatcttgctacaaagttttctttgacaatacacctctatttcaaattctctttggtgtaACTAATTCTGCTTTCGTCCTGCAGTTTGGCAACTGGCCTACTTCGGGAGCTGCGTGGTATCAAGGATGCCGGACGCCAATGAAGGTACCTTGTaacttttttcaattatttatttcgagaataatattgattttatgAGCTCGCATCATgcacgcgattggtcgcaactagttgcgctAGACTGCACGAtgggctcgaattcgtgagtgacaccactgaactagcaccattcttatggcccgtaaggcccgtccttagatatatgtcaatggtctatttgtatcggagtaaatgagatagcactatcACTGTTACTGGAACGGTATtagatttataaattataatattagtcCATAAACTGTCAAGTggtatgggttaccatgacaacacactaattatattaagataaagagataaagataagataaagatagtttattattcaagtaggcatattacattgcgcttatgaacgtcaaataaagctacaccggcttttaccctacacctctgacccgagaagatttaaatcccccctcaattggaggagggtatcccaatatggaccggcaagaaactcggcgggacacatcttttcaaaacattacatcttataattaacatgcattaaataagaaaaaaaaatacaatttaggttactatagaaatcatgcaattacatacagtatcTAGCtaaacttttctttatagaaatttgataaaaaatatatacgtatatatatatatgtcatattagactaataccgatCGGGAAATGGAcccctgggcaagggaataataagaaaactattgaattttaaatattaaagtatggattatttttgtaatagtacTCGTGTTTCAGGTATAAATCATTTGAAATTGTGATAACATaagtcaaaaaaataaagacatagaaccgagACGTGATTTTAAGAGCaatatttgcaattattttctatagaGACGATTTATTTTCGTCCAATCATGTATCGAGGAACCCTCCTCGATACATGATTGGACGAAAAAGTGGCTCTGGCTCGGTAGAAAAAAGCCGGATATAGTGGCTCAATCTAATATCAACACGAGGCGATATTTGGGCGAATGAGCCACTGTTTCCGCCTTGACCCTACGCCCATgctctttgaaatataattaatattaacatataagatatatattaacatatagatttattatatattatatatattttgtttttctttacttaaaaatatagtttttcttaaaaaactgcttacttaagtaacatcaattcaAAGATATTTTGTGTTGACAGCCCctgaatacaaaattaattttggTTATGAAATAGCCCGACTAGGCTAATATAATTTTGTCCTTTTCTAGACTTTGACATCGAAGGGGACAACTTCTTAGAAGCCGCAGTTATCAATGAGCCTCCTTTCAACCCCTTGATTGGGGAACAAGAaacattattttgaatttaattcaattacaaatacatacaaagaaatattaaataagttacAACCTTACAACGGGTCACTCATGTATTCCGGATCGGAACGGACGGCACGGTCGGAACggagtgaaaaatgtttcgacttaaaatacgtgagtgacccgttggaaatatttaatatgtatgcgtctcacggaagttttgttattaaagcaCAGAAAGAAACATTTCGTATTTAATTTCacaattatttacttatttgtataacACTATTCAAAAGCACTTGTTGAATCTTTTAGTAGGGGAGCTCGAGGGGtgatttttgtagttactcgagcgtATTAGATTAAGATATGAGTGATATCTTGCTACACGTGGGGTCTAccttaacacgttcactgcgacAATCCAAAACGGATCGCTtcgtttggcataattattgaaaatcataatgtaatgatagtcattatcattaatcataactctgaaaccgttaacttttcagaaatttccttaggttataggtactatagataggttaagttaagtttgttttatggcaatcctgaaaatttacgcgtctctgagaaaaaccaaattatggctaacgaaaataaggacaaacaataaattatgacttaaaactttatgggaaacaatagagacccaatCCAAAACGTTAACCTAAAATGTAGTACGTTACGAGGCCTAATCCGCTTTGTAGTGTTTTACACTATGGTGCGTAACAGGTACAAAAGTGCCCCGTACACCCAAGTCTGTTGAAACACCTAtaaaattctgaaatattttgttttataaaatgttttatggAAATTTTAATGAATATGACATATCCTACGTTTCGTTCCCTTCACACATGAAATTATATAGAAAAGAAAGGACTTTTTTGACACgtcgtttatttttaatataccacttggttatatttttaacgagaaatacaaatttaatttgtCTTAATTGTagtcataaaaataacaaatacacAGCTTTCTCACCAGTGAGTAAAGTGAGGTGAAGgttaaaaaatcgttaagtagtttctggatttggtcattttggtcCAAGTTAATGCTTTAACTGTGCTATTAACTAATCTGACAATTATTTGTAcacattttcttaatctgacggtTACGTGTAAAAATCGGGTTCCGGAATTGTAACTATgaccaaaatgaccaaatacACAATCTACTTACCCGCCAACCCCCCGCAGTTTTGAAAAATCAGTAGATG
This genomic interval carries:
- the LOC133529551 gene encoding uncharacterized protein LOC133529551, with protein sequence MAYNGVIVLVIILTLVSYHSVTSEDCALAGKLNKNVHPPKEINARRNASPKTPKPDVLGPAIKYKFGITYPPGVRPYKGYKPDKSTVKTPPTNFFPMGSSVYTITVFPIPHLNIHKYSQGDRTCDWLLRSCMKVYHTGYVCAHALHGAKWTYNNYCAMEFTNCRLKSNIWQLAYFGSCVVSRMPDANEDFDIEGDNFLEAAVINEPPFNPLIGEQETLF